The following coding sequences are from one Rutidosis leptorrhynchoides isolate AG116_Rl617_1_P2 chromosome 11, CSIRO_AGI_Rlap_v1, whole genome shotgun sequence window:
- the LOC139874686 gene encoding uncharacterized protein: MTDQPIKYILRNPESSGRLAKWAIELGEYEINFSPRHAVKGQILADLLLETTEKVDHPPNVTASNHVNGGFEAKDVSMKQYLQLVEKISKHFETLEVVQIPRNKNKKADVLCKLATLTFDHLHKKVLVEVLKDKSVDEKVVVVIVEERESCWITPYVKYLQDGILPTDTMEARRIRVSAPLYVLKNGILYRKSFSGPNLRCLTPQQAIDVVKEMHEGLCAQHSGYRTIVGRIMRQGYYWQSIYKDTADVIKTCDACQWHGTVQRLPKYDLISVSSAWPFCKWAIDIVGPFPRSVGNVKILVVAIDFFSKWVEAKVLPKITGENIKKFVWNDIVCRYGLPNEIVSDNGKQFADNPFRSWSEELNIKQTFTSVAHPQANGQVEVKKQRNCSRHKENNSSILREKLNLLEERRIMAAIRQADAK; the protein is encoded by the exons ATGACAGACCAGCCGATAAAATATATTTTGAGAAATCCAGAGTCATCAGGACGACTAGCAAAATGGGCAATTGAATTGGGAgaatatgaaataaatttttcgCCTCGACatgcagtcaaaggtcaaattttGGCAGATCTTTTATTAGAAACAACAGAAAAGGTCGATCATCCGCCAAACGTTACAGCTAGTAATCAT GTTAATGGAGGGTTTGAAGCTAAAGATGTCTCTATGAAACAGTATTTGCAATTAGTTGAAAAAATATCAAAACATTTCGAGACCTTAGAGGTCGTGCAGATACCAAGAAATAAAAACAAGAAGGCAGATGTTTTGTGCAAATTAGCAAcattaacatttgatcatttgcacaagaaAGTTTTGGTGGAGGTCTTAAAAGATAAATCGGTTGATGAAAAGGTAGTGGTTGTAATAGTTGAAGAAAGAGAATCATGTTGGATAACCCCCTATGTGAAATATTTGCAGGACGGAATACTGCCAACAGATACCATGGAAGCAAGACGGATAAGAGTTAGTGCTCCACTTTACGTCCTGAAAAACGGAATACTTTATAGAAAATCCTTCAGTGGACCAAATTTAAGGTGTTTAACACCACAGCAAGCAATTGATGTAGTCAAGGAAATGCATGAGGGATTATGTGCACAGCATTCCGGTTATAGAACTATAGTTGGAAGGATTATGCGACAAGGGTATTATTGGCAGTCAATTTACAAAGATACAGCAGACGTAATTAAGACATGTGATGCCTGCCAGTGGCATGGAACCGTACAGCGTTTACCCAAGTATGATTTAATTTCAGTATCATCGGCATGGCCATTttgtaaatgggcaattgacatagtaggCCCCTTCCCAAGAAGTGTAGGAAATGTAAAAATTTTGGTTGTTGCAATTGATTTCTTCAGTAAGTGGGTTGAAGCGAaggtattaccaaaaataactggAGAGAATATCAAGAAATTCGTGTGGAACGATATTGTGTGCAGATATGGATTACCGAATGAAATTGTTAGTGACAATGGAAAACAGTTTGCAGATAACCCCTTCAGAAGTTGGTCTGAAGAGCTAAACATCAAACAAACATTTACCTCAGTTGCTCACCCACAAGCCAATGGGCAGGTTGAGGTAAAAAAACAAAGAAATTGTAGCCGGCATAAAG AAAATAATTCATCCATTTTACGTGAAAAATTGAATTTATTGGAAGAAAGGCGAATCATGGCCGCCATCCGTCAAGCGGATGCAAAATAG